The Esox lucius isolate fEsoLuc1 chromosome 5, fEsoLuc1.pri, whole genome shotgun sequence genome includes a region encoding these proteins:
- the npas4l gene encoding neuronal PAS domain-containing protein 4-like — MTVSSESCESLMSCERFSSPGSSHLFNAETERNRRLCKRFRSTKGASKARRDQINEEIRNMRALLPIIQDDQERMSYLHSMAVITAYIRTNLLFQGLSTYQSHLASSFPCSAVCPPYDSFLPALQGFIVVLSSQGRLVYVSENVSDYLGLSMVDVLQGDTFYDMVETQDIETVRSHLDVDSITSTERSFVCRMHTSKAFRLLHGHCSILVQGRYQEVLRPPSMSSPGQSPPLETVFVGLCTPTVNRLHSSTSSSRSSFDSLHKPDMSFTGVDDSVIFHLGYSSEELIGRSWYSLLHPEDLHLTACSHKSLMQADEGCHTELVFRLQHSDLTWPWIYTRAAKHSANQEVSCTNYIISETEAMFLRQIHSNTIIPSPPQIHCPSPSPQLAQAVALKRPNASSQSSSVPGREKPMAETTRTCSLDVMSDSPASFSTPPYSPASYSPSNSSCYSPIRLEGSVFLLGHTEIPHGPVTSSPDQDIFNLTNTFSPQSCPPSPHWDFPAFSADARLVPECLPVSDMLESSADCSITIHTEDLPAYLSAQPPEGATSPYHMHHRVPQGLLTPNPSPTADLSFHYSTREQAEISILAQQISSLASSFDMGPVQTTSQAVPMLEPVPWALQQAQSPVLDEGVFHSLLKDLGMVQGPGCLSPCYLSQDPCSTTALSSQGDPLPMEPSPLSLPLPLEYSPLCLSLPIEGSHTAHSSVDLCTMRTGCHDDISELHQLNHYLQHSLQQDGLVEESMY; from the exons ATGACAGTTAGCTCGGAGTCGTGTGAGAGTCTCATGAGCTGTGAGCGCTTCTCCTCTCCTGGCTCCTCTCATCTGTTCAACGCAGAAACGGAACGCAACAGGAGACTCTGCAAGAGGTTCAG GTCAACTAAAGGCGCGTCTAAAGCCAGAAGGGATCAGATCAATGAGGAGATCAGAAACATGAGAGCTTTACTCCCCATCATCCAGGACGACCAGGAGAGAATGTCCTACCTCCACAGCATGGCTGTCATCACAGCATACATCAGGACGAACCTTCTCTTCCAGG GACTCTCAACTTATCAGAGCCATCTTGCATCCTCTTTCCCCTGCTCTGCTGTCTGTCCTCCTTACGATTCCTTCCTCCCGGCACTGCAAGGTTTCATTGTCGTCCTCTCCTCCCAGGGCAGGCTGGTCTACGTGTCGGAGAATGTCTCTGATTACCTGGGACTCTCTATG GTTGATGTTCTTCAGGGAGATACCTTCTACGACATGGTGGAGACACAGGACATTGAGACTGTGAGGTCACACCTGGATGTAGACAGCATAACATCAACTG AGAGGAGTTTTGTGTGTAGGATGCACACCTCCAAGGCTTTCAGATTACTGCATGGCCACTGCTCCATTCTGGTCCAAGGACGCTACCAGGAGGTTCTCCGACCCCCTTCCATGTCCTCCCCAGGCCAGAGCCCCCCTCTGGAGACAGTGTTTGTAGGCCTGTGTACCCCCACAGTGAACCGCCTCCACAGCAGCACCTCCTCCAGCCGCTCCTCCTTTGACAGCCTCCACAAGCCAGACATGAGCTTCACTGGCGTGGATGACAGTGTTATATTTCACCTGGGGTACTCATCAGAGGAGCTGATTGGTCGATCGTGGTACAGCCTCCTCCATCCTGAAGACCTCCACTTAACTGCCTGCTCACATAAGAGCCTGA TGCAGGCAGATGAGGGCTGTCACACTgaactggttttcagactccaACACAGTGACCTTACCTGGCCATGGATTTATACGAGAGCCGCTAAGCATTCTGCCAACCAGGAAGTGAGCTGCACCAACTACATAATCAG TGAAACAGAGGCCATGTTTCTGAGACAGATCCACAGCAACACCATCATACCCAGTCCTCCTCAGATTCactgcccctccccctctcctcagtTAGCCCAAGCCGTGGCCCTGAAGAGACCCAATGCTTCCAGCCAGTCCAGCAGTGTACCTGGGAGAGAGAAGCCCATGGCTGAGACCACCAGGACCTGCTCTCTGGATGTCATGAGCGACAGCCCTGCCTCATTTTCCACTCCTCCCTACAGCCCTGCCTCTTATAGCCCCTCCAACTCCTCCTGCTACTCCCCGATAAGGCTGGAGGGGTCAGTCTTTCTACTCGGCCACACAGAGATCCCCCATGGACCTGTAACCTCCTCCCCTGACCAGGACATCTTCAACCTGACCAACACCTTCTCTCCACAGTCCTGCCCTCCATCTCCCCATTGGGATTTCCCAGCATTCTCTGCTGATGCCCGACTAGTCCCGGAGTGCTTGCCTGTTTCTGACATGTTAGAGAGTTCAGCTGACTGTTCCATCACTATCCACACTGAAGACCTACCTGCATACCTGTCAGCTCAACCACCAGAGGGCGCCACAAGTCCATATCACATGCACCACCGTGTTCCCCAAGGCCTGTTGACCCCAAACCCCTCCCCAACCGCTGACCTGTCATTTCACTATAGTACAAGAGAACAGGCAGAGATCAGCATCCTAGCCCAGCAGATCTCCTCTCTGGCTTCCAGCTTCGACATGGGCCCTGTCCAGACCACAAGTCAGGCTGTGCCAATGTTGGAGCCTGTTCCTTGGGCACTACAACAGGCTCAGTCCCCTGTCCTGGATGAGGGAGTGTTTCATAGTCTCCTGAAGGATCTGGGCATGGTTCAGGGCCCTGGGTGTCTGTCCCCCTGCTATCTGTCCCAGGATCCTTGCTCAACCACGGCTTTATCTTCTCAAGGGGACCCTCTACCCATGGAGCCATCACCCCTGTCTCTTCCCCTCCCACTGGAGtactcccctctctgtctttcccttccCATCGAGGGGTCCCACACAGCCCACAGCAGCGTGGATCTCTGCACGATGCGGACAGGATGCCACGATGACATATCTGAGTTGCATCAACTCAACCACTACCTGCAGCACAGCCTTCAACAAG ATGGTCTTGTAGAAGAATCCATGTACTGA
- the klhdc3 gene encoding uncharacterized protein klhdc3 isoform X3 — MTISTHQVVFSTLLMTISTYQVVFRTLFMTISTHQVVFRTLLMTISTHQVVFRTLFMTISTHQVVFSTVSLTISTHQVVFSTVSLTISTHQVVFRTLFMTISTHQVVFRTVFMTISTHQVVFRTVFMTISTHQVVFRTVFMTISTHQVVFRTVFMTISTHQVVFSTVFLTISTHQVVFSTVSLTISTHQVVFSTVFLTISTHQVVFSTVSLTISTHQVVFSTVFMTISTHQVVFSTVFMTISTHQVVFSTVSLTISTHQVVFSTLFMTVSTHQVVFSTVFMTISTHQVVFSTVSLTVSTHQPVSRAGDGG, encoded by the exons ATGACCATCTCCACCCACCAGGTTGTCTTCAGTACACTGCTCATGACCATATCCACCTACCAGGTTGTCTTCAGGACACTGTTCATGACCATCTCCACCCACCAGGTTGTCTTCAGGACACTGCTCATGACCATCTCCACCCACCAGGTTGTCTTCAGGACACTGTTCATGACCATCTCCACCCACCAGGTTGTCTTCAGCACAGTGTCTTTGACCATCTCCACCCACCAGGTTGTCTTCAGCACAGTGTCTTTGACCATCTCCACCCACCAGGTTGTCTTCAGGACACTGTTCATGACCATCTCCACCCACCAGGTTGTCTTCAGGACAGTGTTTATGACCATCTCCACCCACCAGGTTGTCTTCAGGACAGTGTTTATGACCATCTCCACCCACCAGGTTGTCTTCAGGACAGTGTTTATGACCATCTCCACCCACCAGGTTGTCTTCAGGACAGTGTTTATGACCATCTCCACCCACCAGGTTGTCTTCAGCACTGTGTTTTTGACCATCTCCACCCACCAGGTTGTCTTCAGCACAGTGTCTTTGACCATCTCCACCCACCAGGTTGTCTTCAGCACTGTGTTTTTGACCATCTCCACCCACCAGGTTGTCTTCAGCACAGTGTCTTTGACCATCTCCACCCACCAGGTTGTCTTCAGCACAGTGTTTATGACCATCTCCACCCACCAGGTTGTCTTCAGCACAGTGTTTATGACCATCTCCACCCACCAGGTTGTCTTCAGCACAGTGTCTTTGACCATCTCCACCCACCAGGTTGTCTTCAGCACACTGTTCATGACCGTCTCCACCCACCAGGTTGTCTTCAGCACAGTGTTTATGACCATCTCCACCCACCAGGTTGTCTTCAGCACAGTGTCTTTGACCGTCTCCACCCACCAG CCCGTGTCCAGAGCAGGGGATGGGGGATGA